One window of the Vicia villosa cultivar HV-30 ecotype Madison, WI unplaced genomic scaffold, Vvil1.0 ctg.000547F_1_1, whole genome shotgun sequence genome contains the following:
- the LOC131629297 gene encoding uncharacterized protein LOC131629297 isoform X2, protein MVEFSISNARYSYVHDQKYPSEDVDIHHIVLRRSGAKHLFVSASALFVLACGIYLYVFEEKSITLVYYSLLFDILLVKLLLRKPVNKGEHLTNRVCDTLKESVVIMPAFGVQLETHYMRGKVIRCFVPIDKILKPVLLECVTPVTCYWTLSLIVREEPEMVLVFKKLRPPVKMLVHIWKALCAATDNKEESCTHTETY, encoded by the exons ATGGTTGAATTTTCAATAAGTAATGCTAGATATAGTTATGTGCATGATCAGAAATATCCCTCTGAAGATGTTGACATACACCATATAGTTCTGAGGAGAAGTGGTGCAAAACATCTTTTTGTGTCTGCCTCAGCACTTTTTGTATTAGCATGTGGCATCTATCTCTATGTTTTTGAG GAAAAATCGATCACTCTTGTGTATTACAGCTTGCTTTTTGACATTCTTCTTGTCAAGTTGTTACTTCGGAAGCCTGTTAATAAAGGTGAGCACCTGACTAACAGGGTTTGCGACACTCTGAAAG AGTCTGTTGTGATTATGCCAGCTTTTGGTGTACAGCTTGAGACTCACTATATGAG GGGAAAAGTCATCCGATGCTTTGTTCCCATTGACAAGATTCTAAAACCTGTTTTATTAGAATGTGTGACTCCAGTGACTTGCTACTGGACTCTATCCTTGATTGTTCGCGAGGAACCAGAAATGGTGTTAGTTTTCAAG AAATTGCGACCGCCTGTTAAAATGCTGGTCCATATCTGGAAGGCTTTGTGTGCTGCAACAGATAATAAAGAAGAGAGTTGTACACATACAGA GACTTACTGA
- the LOC131629297 gene encoding uncharacterized protein LOC131629297 isoform X1: protein MVEFSISNARYSYVHDQKYPSEDVDIHHIVLRRSGAKHLFVSASALFVLACGIYLYVFEEKSITLVYYSLLFDILLVKLLLRKPVNKGEHLTNRVCDTLKESVVIMPAFGVQLETHYMRGKVIRCFVPIDKILKPVLLECVTPVTCYWTLSLIVREEPEMVLVFKKLRPPVKMLVHIWKALCAATDNKEESCTHTEILYNIN, encoded by the exons ATGGTTGAATTTTCAATAAGTAATGCTAGATATAGTTATGTGCATGATCAGAAATATCCCTCTGAAGATGTTGACATACACCATATAGTTCTGAGGAGAAGTGGTGCAAAACATCTTTTTGTGTCTGCCTCAGCACTTTTTGTATTAGCATGTGGCATCTATCTCTATGTTTTTGAG GAAAAATCGATCACTCTTGTGTATTACAGCTTGCTTTTTGACATTCTTCTTGTCAAGTTGTTACTTCGGAAGCCTGTTAATAAAGGTGAGCACCTGACTAACAGGGTTTGCGACACTCTGAAAG AGTCTGTTGTGATTATGCCAGCTTTTGGTGTACAGCTTGAGACTCACTATATGAG GGGAAAAGTCATCCGATGCTTTGTTCCCATTGACAAGATTCTAAAACCTGTTTTATTAGAATGTGTGACTCCAGTGACTTGCTACTGGACTCTATCCTTGATTGTTCGCGAGGAACCAGAAATGGTGTTAGTTTTCAAG AAATTGCGACCGCCTGTTAAAATGCTGGTCCATATCTGGAAGGCTTTGTGTGCTGCAACAGATAATAAAGAAGAGAGTTGTACACATACAGA
- the LOC131629297 gene encoding uncharacterized protein LOC131629297 isoform X3 translates to MVEFSISNARYSYVHDQKYPSEDVDIHHIVLRRSGAKHLFVSASALFVLACGIYLYVFEEKSITLVYYSLLFDILLVKLLLRKPVNKESVVIMPAFGVQLETHYMRGKVIRCFVPIDKILKPVLLECVTPVTCYWTLSLIVREEPEMVLVFKKLRPPVKMLVHIWKALCAATDNKEESCTHTEILYNIN, encoded by the exons ATGGTTGAATTTTCAATAAGTAATGCTAGATATAGTTATGTGCATGATCAGAAATATCCCTCTGAAGATGTTGACATACACCATATAGTTCTGAGGAGAAGTGGTGCAAAACATCTTTTTGTGTCTGCCTCAGCACTTTTTGTATTAGCATGTGGCATCTATCTCTATGTTTTTGAG GAAAAATCGATCACTCTTGTGTATTACAGCTTGCTTTTTGACATTCTTCTTGTCAAGTTGTTACTTCGGAAGCCTGTTAATAAAG AGTCTGTTGTGATTATGCCAGCTTTTGGTGTACAGCTTGAGACTCACTATATGAG GGGAAAAGTCATCCGATGCTTTGTTCCCATTGACAAGATTCTAAAACCTGTTTTATTAGAATGTGTGACTCCAGTGACTTGCTACTGGACTCTATCCTTGATTGTTCGCGAGGAACCAGAAATGGTGTTAGTTTTCAAG AAATTGCGACCGCCTGTTAAAATGCTGGTCCATATCTGGAAGGCTTTGTGTGCTGCAACAGATAATAAAGAAGAGAGTTGTACACATACAGA